One segment of Kogia breviceps isolate mKogBre1 chromosome 14, mKogBre1 haplotype 1, whole genome shotgun sequence DNA contains the following:
- the MLXIPL gene encoding carbohydrate-responsive element-binding protein isoform X2 — MATAGALAGLVAGLQGPRVVPSPDSDSDTDSEDPSTRRSAGGLLRSQVIHSGHFMVSSPHSDSLTRRRDQEGPLGLADFGPRSIDPTLTRLFECMSLAYSGKLVSPKWKNFKGLKLLCRDKIRLNNAIWRAWYIQYVERRKSPVCGFVTPLQGPEADEHRKPEAVVLEGNYWKRRIEVVMREYHKWRIYYKKRLRKSSREGGLLAPKQVEGGWQPPERWCEQLFSSVVPALLAGPEEETGGRQLLDLDCFLSDISDTLFTMTQPGPTPLQLPSEDAYVGNADMIQPDLTPLQPSLDDFMEISDFFTNYRPPQTPAPSSFLEPPSFGPMADPVLSSGILGSEVPSACSGMTHLSGHNRLQARSSCPGPLDSNAFLSSDFLLPEDPKPKLPPTPARPPLLQYPSPAKGLGLEPCAPPPFPPMAPLPAVLQEEPLFSPRFSFPPVPPAPGVSPPSAPTAFAPTPTLGPGPAPAPFSIDLLPSGYSEPPLGPHCTVPQGTRPRGKPPTQSPRGRRPSPPTLAPATAGGNNPCLAQLLTAAKPEQALEPELVSSALLRSPGSPQEIAPELPCTFFPPTPAPTPPRAPPGPATLAPPRALIVPKAERLSPPAPSGGERRLSGELNSLPGPGNLSMCISSPQRILSRGHPDNKTENRRITHISAEQKRRFNIKLGFDTLHGLVSSLSTQPNLKMSKATTLQKTAEYIAMLQQERAAKQEEAQQLRDQIEELNAAISLCQQQLPATGVPITHQRFDQMRDMFDDYVRTRTLHNWKFWVFSILIRPLFESFNGMVSTASLQSLRQTSLAWLDQYCSLPALRPTVLNSLRQLSTSTSILTDPDCIPEQATRAVTEGTLGKSL; from the exons atGGCCACGGCCGGAGCGCTGGCGGGTCTGGTCGCGGGCTTGCAGGGCCCGCGGGTCGTCCCCAGCCCGGATTCGGACTCAGACACAGACTCGGAGGACCCAAGTACCCGGCGCAGCGCAGGCGGGCTGCTCCGCTCGCAGGTCATCCACAGCGGTCACTTCATGGTGTCATCGCCGCACAGCGACTCGCTGACCCGGCGGCGCGACCAGGAGGGGCCCCTGGGGCTCGCCGACTTCGGGCCGCGCAGCATCGACCCCACACTCACCCGCCTCTTCGAGTGCATGAGCCTGGCCTACAG TGGCAAGCTGGTTTCCCCCAAGTGGAAGAATTTCAAAGGCCTCAAGCTGCTGTGCCGGGACAAGATCCGCCTCAACAACGCCATCTGGAGGGCCTGGTATATCCAGT ATGTGGAGCGGAGGAAGAGCCCCGTGTGTGGCTTCGTGACCCCCCTGCAGGGGCCTGAGGCTGATGAGCACCGGAAACCGGAG GCCGTCGTCTTGGAGGGGAATTATTGGAAGCGGCGCATCGAGGTGGTGATGCGCGAGTACCATAAGTGGCGCATCTACTACAAGAAGCGG CTCCGTAAGTCCAGCAGGGAAGGGGGTCTCCTGGCCCCAAAGCAG GTGGAAGGGGGGTGGCAGCCACCGGAGCGATGGTGCGAGCAGCTCTTCTCCAGTGTGGTGCCCGCGCTGCTGGCAGGCCCAGAGGAGGAGACTGGCGGGCGGCAGCTTCTGGATCTCGATTGCTTCCTGTCCGACATCTCCGACACACTCTTCACCATGACTCAGCCCGGCCCTACACCCCTGCAGCTGCCCTCCGAGGACG CCTATGTCGGCAACGCGGACATGATCCAGCCGGACCTGACGCCTCTGCAGCCCAGCCTGGATGACTTCATGGAGATCTCAG ATTTCTTCACCAACTACCGCCCCCCACAGACGCCTGCACCTTCAAGCTTCCTGGAGCCCCCCAGCTTCGGCCCCATGGCTGACCCGGTCCTCAGCAGTGGGATCCTGGGCTCGGAGGTGCCCTCTGCCTGCTCGGGCATGACCCACCTCTCGGGACATAACCGCCTGCAG GCTCGGAGCAGCTGTCCTGGCCCTCTGGACTCCAATGCCTTCCTGAGCTCTGATTTCCTCCTTCCTGAAGACCCCAAGCCCAAGCTCCCACCCACTCCCGCACGCCCACCCCTCCTCCAATACCCCAGCCCTGCCAAGGGGCTTGGCCTGGAGCCCTgtgccccaccccctttccctcccaTGGCTCCGCTGCCTGCTGTGCTGCAGGAAGAGCCTCTCTTCTCTCCCCGATTCTCTTTCCCTCCTGTCCCTCCAGCCCCGGGAGTGTCCCCGCCCTCTGCTCCCACAGCCTTCGCACCCACCCCCACGCTGGGTCcaggccctgcccccgcccccttcTCCATAGACCTTCTACCCTCGGGGTATTCGGAGCCCCCATTGGGGCCTCACTGCACCGTGCCCCAAGGCACGCGGCCCAGAGGCAAGCCCCCTACCCAGTCCCCCAGGGGGCGGAGGCCCAGCCCCCCCACCTTGGCCCCTGCCACCGCCGGGGGCAACAACCCCTGCCTCGCACAGCTGCTCACAGCAG CCAAGCCTGAGCAAGCCCTGGAGCCTGAGCTTGTGTCCAGCGCCCTCCTCCGGTCCCCAGGGTCCCCG CAGGAGATAGCCCCCGAGCTCCCCTGCACCTTCTTCCCCCCGACCCCGGCCCCTACACCGCCCCGAGCTCCTCCGGGCCCAGCCACACTGGCCCCACCCAGGGCCTTGATTGTCCCCAAAGCGGAGCGGCTCTCGCCCCCAGCACCCAGCG GTGGTGAGCGGCGGCTGTCTGGGGAGCTCAACTCCCTGCCGGGCCCGGGGAATCTGAGCATGTGCATCTCTTCCCCTCAACGCATCCTAAGCCGGGGCCACCCGGACAACAAG ACCGAAAACCGGCGCATCACACACATCTCCGCGGAGCAGAAGCGGCGCTTCAACATCAAGCTGGGGTTTGACACTCTGCACGGGTTGGTGAGCTCGCTCAGCACCCAGCCCAACCTCAAG ATGAGCAAAGCCACCACGCTGCAGAAGACGGCCGAGTACATTGCCATGCTGCAGCAGGAGCGGGCCGCCAAGCAGGaggaggcccagcagctccgGGACCAGATCGAGGAGCTCAATGCCGCCATCag cctgtgccagcaGCAGCTGCCTGCTACGGGAGTGCCCATCACACACCAGCGGTTTGACCAAATGCGAGACATGTTCGATGACTATGTCCGGACCCGCACGCTGCATAACTGGAAGTTCTGGGTA TTCAGCATCCTCATCCGGCCTCTGTTCGAGTCCTTCAATGGGATGGTGTCTACGGCAAGCCTGCAGAGCCTCCGCCAGACCTCACTGGCCTGGCTGGACCAGTACTGCTCCCTGCCTGCTCTCCGACCAA CTGTTCTGAACTCCCTACGCCAGCTGAGTACATCTACCAGTATCCTGACGGACCCGGACTGTATACCCGAGCAAGCCACACGGGCAGTCACAGAGGGCACCCTTGGCAAATCTTTATAG
- the MLXIPL gene encoding carbohydrate-responsive element-binding protein isoform X3, whose protein sequence is MATAGALAGLVAGLQGPRVVPSPDSDSDTDSEDPSTRRSAGGLLRSQVIHSGHFMVSSPHSDSLTRRRDQEGPLGLADFGPRSIDPTLTRLFECMSLAYSGKLVSPKWKNFKGLKLLCRDKIRLNNAIWRAWYIQYVERRKSPVCGFVTPLQGPEADEHRKPEAVVLEGNYWKRRIEVVMREYHKWRIYYKKRLRKSSREGGLLAPKQVEGGWQPPERWCEQLFSSVVPALLAGPEEETGGRQLLDLDCFLSDISDTLFTMTQPGPTPLQLPSEDAYVGNADMIQPDLTPLQPSLDDFMEISDFFTNYRPPQTPAPSSFLEPPSFGPMADPVLSSGILGSEVPSACSGMTHLSGHNRLQARSSCPGPLDSNAFLSSDFLLPEDPKPKLPPTPARPPLLQYPSPAKGLGLEPCAPPPFPPMAPLPAVLQEEPLFSPRFSFPPVPPAPGVSPPSAPTAFAPTPTLGPGPAPAPFSIDLLPSGYSEPPLGPHCTVPQGTRPRGKPPTQSPRGRRPSPPTLAPATAGGNNPCLAQLLTAAKPEQALEPELVSSALLRSPGSPEIAPELPCTFFPPTPAPTPPRAPPGPATLAPPRALIVPKAERLSPPAPSGGERRLSGELNSLPGPGNLSMCISSPQRILSRGHPDNKTENRRITHISAEQKRRFNIKLGFDTLHGLVSSLSTQPNLKMSKATTLQKTAEYIAMLQQERAAKQEEAQQLRDQIEELNAAISLCQQQLPATGVPITHQRFDQMRDMFDDYVRTRTLHNWKFWVFSILIRPLFESFNGMVSTASLQSLRQTSLAWLDQYCSLPALRPTVLNSLRQLSTSTSILTDPDCIPEQATRAVTEGTLGKSL, encoded by the exons atGGCCACGGCCGGAGCGCTGGCGGGTCTGGTCGCGGGCTTGCAGGGCCCGCGGGTCGTCCCCAGCCCGGATTCGGACTCAGACACAGACTCGGAGGACCCAAGTACCCGGCGCAGCGCAGGCGGGCTGCTCCGCTCGCAGGTCATCCACAGCGGTCACTTCATGGTGTCATCGCCGCACAGCGACTCGCTGACCCGGCGGCGCGACCAGGAGGGGCCCCTGGGGCTCGCCGACTTCGGGCCGCGCAGCATCGACCCCACACTCACCCGCCTCTTCGAGTGCATGAGCCTGGCCTACAG TGGCAAGCTGGTTTCCCCCAAGTGGAAGAATTTCAAAGGCCTCAAGCTGCTGTGCCGGGACAAGATCCGCCTCAACAACGCCATCTGGAGGGCCTGGTATATCCAGT ATGTGGAGCGGAGGAAGAGCCCCGTGTGTGGCTTCGTGACCCCCCTGCAGGGGCCTGAGGCTGATGAGCACCGGAAACCGGAG GCCGTCGTCTTGGAGGGGAATTATTGGAAGCGGCGCATCGAGGTGGTGATGCGCGAGTACCATAAGTGGCGCATCTACTACAAGAAGCGG CTCCGTAAGTCCAGCAGGGAAGGGGGTCTCCTGGCCCCAAAGCAG GTGGAAGGGGGGTGGCAGCCACCGGAGCGATGGTGCGAGCAGCTCTTCTCCAGTGTGGTGCCCGCGCTGCTGGCAGGCCCAGAGGAGGAGACTGGCGGGCGGCAGCTTCTGGATCTCGATTGCTTCCTGTCCGACATCTCCGACACACTCTTCACCATGACTCAGCCCGGCCCTACACCCCTGCAGCTGCCCTCCGAGGACG CCTATGTCGGCAACGCGGACATGATCCAGCCGGACCTGACGCCTCTGCAGCCCAGCCTGGATGACTTCATGGAGATCTCAG ATTTCTTCACCAACTACCGCCCCCCACAGACGCCTGCACCTTCAAGCTTCCTGGAGCCCCCCAGCTTCGGCCCCATGGCTGACCCGGTCCTCAGCAGTGGGATCCTGGGCTCGGAGGTGCCCTCTGCCTGCTCGGGCATGACCCACCTCTCGGGACATAACCGCCTGCAG GCTCGGAGCAGCTGTCCTGGCCCTCTGGACTCCAATGCCTTCCTGAGCTCTGATTTCCTCCTTCCTGAAGACCCCAAGCCCAAGCTCCCACCCACTCCCGCACGCCCACCCCTCCTCCAATACCCCAGCCCTGCCAAGGGGCTTGGCCTGGAGCCCTgtgccccaccccctttccctcccaTGGCTCCGCTGCCTGCTGTGCTGCAGGAAGAGCCTCTCTTCTCTCCCCGATTCTCTTTCCCTCCTGTCCCTCCAGCCCCGGGAGTGTCCCCGCCCTCTGCTCCCACAGCCTTCGCACCCACCCCCACGCTGGGTCcaggccctgcccccgcccccttcTCCATAGACCTTCTACCCTCGGGGTATTCGGAGCCCCCATTGGGGCCTCACTGCACCGTGCCCCAAGGCACGCGGCCCAGAGGCAAGCCCCCTACCCAGTCCCCCAGGGGGCGGAGGCCCAGCCCCCCCACCTTGGCCCCTGCCACCGCCGGGGGCAACAACCCCTGCCTCGCACAGCTGCTCACAGCAG CCAAGCCTGAGCAAGCCCTGGAGCCTGAGCTTGTGTCCAGCGCCCTCCTCCGGTCCCCAGGGTCCCCG GAGATAGCCCCCGAGCTCCCCTGCACCTTCTTCCCCCCGACCCCGGCCCCTACACCGCCCCGAGCTCCTCCGGGCCCAGCCACACTGGCCCCACCCAGGGCCTTGATTGTCCCCAAAGCGGAGCGGCTCTCGCCCCCAGCACCCAGCG GTGGTGAGCGGCGGCTGTCTGGGGAGCTCAACTCCCTGCCGGGCCCGGGGAATCTGAGCATGTGCATCTCTTCCCCTCAACGCATCCTAAGCCGGGGCCACCCGGACAACAAG ACCGAAAACCGGCGCATCACACACATCTCCGCGGAGCAGAAGCGGCGCTTCAACATCAAGCTGGGGTTTGACACTCTGCACGGGTTGGTGAGCTCGCTCAGCACCCAGCCCAACCTCAAG ATGAGCAAAGCCACCACGCTGCAGAAGACGGCCGAGTACATTGCCATGCTGCAGCAGGAGCGGGCCGCCAAGCAGGaggaggcccagcagctccgGGACCAGATCGAGGAGCTCAATGCCGCCATCag cctgtgccagcaGCAGCTGCCTGCTACGGGAGTGCCCATCACACACCAGCGGTTTGACCAAATGCGAGACATGTTCGATGACTATGTCCGGACCCGCACGCTGCATAACTGGAAGTTCTGGGTA TTCAGCATCCTCATCCGGCCTCTGTTCGAGTCCTTCAATGGGATGGTGTCTACGGCAAGCCTGCAGAGCCTCCGCCAGACCTCACTGGCCTGGCTGGACCAGTACTGCTCCCTGCCTGCTCTCCGACCAA CTGTTCTGAACTCCCTACGCCAGCTGAGTACATCTACCAGTATCCTGACGGACCCGGACTGTATACCCGAGCAAGCCACACGGGCAGTCACAGAGGGCACCCTTGGCAAATCTTTATAG
- the MLXIPL gene encoding carbohydrate-responsive element-binding protein isoform X4 has protein sequence MATAGALAGLVAGLQGPRVVPSPDSDSDTDSEDPSTRRSAGGLLRSQVIHSGHFMVSSPHSDSLTRRRDQEGPLGLADFGPRSIDPTLTRLFECMSLAYSGKLVSPKWKNFKGLKLLCRDKIRLNNAIWRAWYIQYVERRKSPVCGFVTPLQGPEADEHRKPEAVVLEGNYWKRRIEVVMREYHKWRIYYKKRVEGGWQPPERWCEQLFSSVVPALLAGPEEETGGRQLLDLDCFLSDISDTLFTMTQPGPTPLQLPSEDAYVGNADMIQPDLTPLQPSLDDFMEISDFFTNYRPPQTPAPSSFLEPPSFGPMADPVLSSGILGSEVPSACSGMTHLSGHNRLQARSSCPGPLDSNAFLSSDFLLPEDPKPKLPPTPARPPLLQYPSPAKGLGLEPCAPPPFPPMAPLPAVLQEEPLFSPRFSFPPVPPAPGVSPPSAPTAFAPTPTLGPGPAPAPFSIDLLPSGYSEPPLGPHCTVPQGTRPRGKPPTQSPRGRRPSPPTLAPATAGGNNPCLAQLLTAAKPEQALEPELVSSALLRSPGSPQEIAPELPCTFFPPTPAPTPPRAPPGPATLAPPRALIVPKAERLSPPAPSGGERRLSGELNSLPGPGNLSMCISSPQRILSRGHPDNKTENRRITHISAEQKRRFNIKLGFDTLHGLVSSLSTQPNLKMSKATTLQKTAEYIAMLQQERAAKQEEAQQLRDQIEELNAAISLCQQQLPATGVPITHQRFDQMRDMFDDYVRTRTLHNWKFWVFSILIRPLFESFNGMVSTASLQSLRQTSLAWLDQYCSLPALRPTVLNSLRQLSTSTSILTDPDCIPEQATRAVTEGTLGKSL, from the exons atGGCCACGGCCGGAGCGCTGGCGGGTCTGGTCGCGGGCTTGCAGGGCCCGCGGGTCGTCCCCAGCCCGGATTCGGACTCAGACACAGACTCGGAGGACCCAAGTACCCGGCGCAGCGCAGGCGGGCTGCTCCGCTCGCAGGTCATCCACAGCGGTCACTTCATGGTGTCATCGCCGCACAGCGACTCGCTGACCCGGCGGCGCGACCAGGAGGGGCCCCTGGGGCTCGCCGACTTCGGGCCGCGCAGCATCGACCCCACACTCACCCGCCTCTTCGAGTGCATGAGCCTGGCCTACAG TGGCAAGCTGGTTTCCCCCAAGTGGAAGAATTTCAAAGGCCTCAAGCTGCTGTGCCGGGACAAGATCCGCCTCAACAACGCCATCTGGAGGGCCTGGTATATCCAGT ATGTGGAGCGGAGGAAGAGCCCCGTGTGTGGCTTCGTGACCCCCCTGCAGGGGCCTGAGGCTGATGAGCACCGGAAACCGGAG GCCGTCGTCTTGGAGGGGAATTATTGGAAGCGGCGCATCGAGGTGGTGATGCGCGAGTACCATAAGTGGCGCATCTACTACAAGAAGCGG GTGGAAGGGGGGTGGCAGCCACCGGAGCGATGGTGCGAGCAGCTCTTCTCCAGTGTGGTGCCCGCGCTGCTGGCAGGCCCAGAGGAGGAGACTGGCGGGCGGCAGCTTCTGGATCTCGATTGCTTCCTGTCCGACATCTCCGACACACTCTTCACCATGACTCAGCCCGGCCCTACACCCCTGCAGCTGCCCTCCGAGGACG CCTATGTCGGCAACGCGGACATGATCCAGCCGGACCTGACGCCTCTGCAGCCCAGCCTGGATGACTTCATGGAGATCTCAG ATTTCTTCACCAACTACCGCCCCCCACAGACGCCTGCACCTTCAAGCTTCCTGGAGCCCCCCAGCTTCGGCCCCATGGCTGACCCGGTCCTCAGCAGTGGGATCCTGGGCTCGGAGGTGCCCTCTGCCTGCTCGGGCATGACCCACCTCTCGGGACATAACCGCCTGCAG GCTCGGAGCAGCTGTCCTGGCCCTCTGGACTCCAATGCCTTCCTGAGCTCTGATTTCCTCCTTCCTGAAGACCCCAAGCCCAAGCTCCCACCCACTCCCGCACGCCCACCCCTCCTCCAATACCCCAGCCCTGCCAAGGGGCTTGGCCTGGAGCCCTgtgccccaccccctttccctcccaTGGCTCCGCTGCCTGCTGTGCTGCAGGAAGAGCCTCTCTTCTCTCCCCGATTCTCTTTCCCTCCTGTCCCTCCAGCCCCGGGAGTGTCCCCGCCCTCTGCTCCCACAGCCTTCGCACCCACCCCCACGCTGGGTCcaggccctgcccccgcccccttcTCCATAGACCTTCTACCCTCGGGGTATTCGGAGCCCCCATTGGGGCCTCACTGCACCGTGCCCCAAGGCACGCGGCCCAGAGGCAAGCCCCCTACCCAGTCCCCCAGGGGGCGGAGGCCCAGCCCCCCCACCTTGGCCCCTGCCACCGCCGGGGGCAACAACCCCTGCCTCGCACAGCTGCTCACAGCAG CCAAGCCTGAGCAAGCCCTGGAGCCTGAGCTTGTGTCCAGCGCCCTCCTCCGGTCCCCAGGGTCCCCG CAGGAGATAGCCCCCGAGCTCCCCTGCACCTTCTTCCCCCCGACCCCGGCCCCTACACCGCCCCGAGCTCCTCCGGGCCCAGCCACACTGGCCCCACCCAGGGCCTTGATTGTCCCCAAAGCGGAGCGGCTCTCGCCCCCAGCACCCAGCG GTGGTGAGCGGCGGCTGTCTGGGGAGCTCAACTCCCTGCCGGGCCCGGGGAATCTGAGCATGTGCATCTCTTCCCCTCAACGCATCCTAAGCCGGGGCCACCCGGACAACAAG ACCGAAAACCGGCGCATCACACACATCTCCGCGGAGCAGAAGCGGCGCTTCAACATCAAGCTGGGGTTTGACACTCTGCACGGGTTGGTGAGCTCGCTCAGCACCCAGCCCAACCTCAAG ATGAGCAAAGCCACCACGCTGCAGAAGACGGCCGAGTACATTGCCATGCTGCAGCAGGAGCGGGCCGCCAAGCAGGaggaggcccagcagctccgGGACCAGATCGAGGAGCTCAATGCCGCCATCag cctgtgccagcaGCAGCTGCCTGCTACGGGAGTGCCCATCACACACCAGCGGTTTGACCAAATGCGAGACATGTTCGATGACTATGTCCGGACCCGCACGCTGCATAACTGGAAGTTCTGGGTA TTCAGCATCCTCATCCGGCCTCTGTTCGAGTCCTTCAATGGGATGGTGTCTACGGCAAGCCTGCAGAGCCTCCGCCAGACCTCACTGGCCTGGCTGGACCAGTACTGCTCCCTGCCTGCTCTCCGACCAA CTGTTCTGAACTCCCTACGCCAGCTGAGTACATCTACCAGTATCCTGACGGACCCGGACTGTATACCCGAGCAAGCCACACGGGCAGTCACAGAGGGCACCCTTGGCAAATCTTTATAG
- the MLXIPL gene encoding carbohydrate-responsive element-binding protein isoform X1 — translation MATAGALAGLVAGLQGPRVVPSPDSDSDTDSEDPSTRRSAGGLLRSQVIHSGHFMVSSPHSDSLTRRRDQEGPLGLADFGPRSIDPTLTRLFECMSLAYSGKLVSPKWKNFKGLKLLCRDKIRLNNAIWRAWYIQYVERRKSPVCGFVTPLQGPEADEHRKPEAVVLEGNYWKRRIEVVMREYHKWRIYYKKRLRKSSREGGLLAPKQVEGGWQPPERWCEQLFSSVVPALLAGPEEETGGRQLLDLDCFLSDISDTLFTMTQPGPTPLQLPSEDAYVGNADMIQPDLTPLQPSLDDFMEISDFFTNYRPPQTPAPSSFLEPPSFGPMADPVLSSGILGSEVPSACSGMTHLSGHNRLQARSSCPGPLDSNAFLSSDFLLPEDPKPKLPPTPARPPLLQYPSPAKGLGLEPCAPPPFPPMAPLPAVLQEEPLFSPRFSFPPVPPAPGVSPPSAPTAFAPTPTLGPGPAPAPFSIDLLPSGYSEPPLGPHCTVPQGTRPRGKPPTQSPRGRRPSPPTLAPATAGGNNPCLAQLLTAAKPEQALEPELVSSALLRSPGSPQEIAPELPCTFFPPTPAPTPPRAPPGPATLAPPRALIVPKAERLSPPAPSGKEGLQGWGALREGGSEGKEEGGTTSGARMRGTGQRDPLPCVGLSVRLSVSDTGGERRLSGELNSLPGPGNLSMCISSPQRILSRGHPDNKTENRRITHISAEQKRRFNIKLGFDTLHGLVSSLSTQPNLKMSKATTLQKTAEYIAMLQQERAAKQEEAQQLRDQIEELNAAISLCQQQLPATGVPITHQRFDQMRDMFDDYVRTRTLHNWKFWVFSILIRPLFESFNGMVSTASLQSLRQTSLAWLDQYCSLPALRPTVLNSLRQLSTSTSILTDPDCIPEQATRAVTEGTLGKSL, via the exons atGGCCACGGCCGGAGCGCTGGCGGGTCTGGTCGCGGGCTTGCAGGGCCCGCGGGTCGTCCCCAGCCCGGATTCGGACTCAGACACAGACTCGGAGGACCCAAGTACCCGGCGCAGCGCAGGCGGGCTGCTCCGCTCGCAGGTCATCCACAGCGGTCACTTCATGGTGTCATCGCCGCACAGCGACTCGCTGACCCGGCGGCGCGACCAGGAGGGGCCCCTGGGGCTCGCCGACTTCGGGCCGCGCAGCATCGACCCCACACTCACCCGCCTCTTCGAGTGCATGAGCCTGGCCTACAG TGGCAAGCTGGTTTCCCCCAAGTGGAAGAATTTCAAAGGCCTCAAGCTGCTGTGCCGGGACAAGATCCGCCTCAACAACGCCATCTGGAGGGCCTGGTATATCCAGT ATGTGGAGCGGAGGAAGAGCCCCGTGTGTGGCTTCGTGACCCCCCTGCAGGGGCCTGAGGCTGATGAGCACCGGAAACCGGAG GCCGTCGTCTTGGAGGGGAATTATTGGAAGCGGCGCATCGAGGTGGTGATGCGCGAGTACCATAAGTGGCGCATCTACTACAAGAAGCGG CTCCGTAAGTCCAGCAGGGAAGGGGGTCTCCTGGCCCCAAAGCAG GTGGAAGGGGGGTGGCAGCCACCGGAGCGATGGTGCGAGCAGCTCTTCTCCAGTGTGGTGCCCGCGCTGCTGGCAGGCCCAGAGGAGGAGACTGGCGGGCGGCAGCTTCTGGATCTCGATTGCTTCCTGTCCGACATCTCCGACACACTCTTCACCATGACTCAGCCCGGCCCTACACCCCTGCAGCTGCCCTCCGAGGACG CCTATGTCGGCAACGCGGACATGATCCAGCCGGACCTGACGCCTCTGCAGCCCAGCCTGGATGACTTCATGGAGATCTCAG ATTTCTTCACCAACTACCGCCCCCCACAGACGCCTGCACCTTCAAGCTTCCTGGAGCCCCCCAGCTTCGGCCCCATGGCTGACCCGGTCCTCAGCAGTGGGATCCTGGGCTCGGAGGTGCCCTCTGCCTGCTCGGGCATGACCCACCTCTCGGGACATAACCGCCTGCAG GCTCGGAGCAGCTGTCCTGGCCCTCTGGACTCCAATGCCTTCCTGAGCTCTGATTTCCTCCTTCCTGAAGACCCCAAGCCCAAGCTCCCACCCACTCCCGCACGCCCACCCCTCCTCCAATACCCCAGCCCTGCCAAGGGGCTTGGCCTGGAGCCCTgtgccccaccccctttccctcccaTGGCTCCGCTGCCTGCTGTGCTGCAGGAAGAGCCTCTCTTCTCTCCCCGATTCTCTTTCCCTCCTGTCCCTCCAGCCCCGGGAGTGTCCCCGCCCTCTGCTCCCACAGCCTTCGCACCCACCCCCACGCTGGGTCcaggccctgcccccgcccccttcTCCATAGACCTTCTACCCTCGGGGTATTCGGAGCCCCCATTGGGGCCTCACTGCACCGTGCCCCAAGGCACGCGGCCCAGAGGCAAGCCCCCTACCCAGTCCCCCAGGGGGCGGAGGCCCAGCCCCCCCACCTTGGCCCCTGCCACCGCCGGGGGCAACAACCCCTGCCTCGCACAGCTGCTCACAGCAG CCAAGCCTGAGCAAGCCCTGGAGCCTGAGCTTGTGTCCAGCGCCCTCCTCCGGTCCCCAGGGTCCCCG CAGGAGATAGCCCCCGAGCTCCCCTGCACCTTCTTCCCCCCGACCCCGGCCCCTACACCGCCCCGAGCTCCTCCGGGCCCAGCCACACTGGCCCCACCCAGGGCCTTGATTGTCCCCAAAGCGGAGCGGCTCTCGCCCCCAGCACCCAGCGGTAAAGAGGGGTTGCAGGGATGGGGAGCTctgcgggagggagggagcgaggggaaggaagaaggggggACTACATCCGGGGCCAGGATGAGAGGGACAGGGCAACGGGACCCTCTCCCCTGTGTTGGTCTGTCTGTGCGTCTGTCTGTCTCTGACACAGGTGGTGAGCGGCGGCTGTCTGGGGAGCTCAACTCCCTGCCGGGCCCGGGGAATCTGAGCATGTGCATCTCTTCCCCTCAACGCATCCTAAGCCGGGGCCACCCGGACAACAAG ACCGAAAACCGGCGCATCACACACATCTCCGCGGAGCAGAAGCGGCGCTTCAACATCAAGCTGGGGTTTGACACTCTGCACGGGTTGGTGAGCTCGCTCAGCACCCAGCCCAACCTCAAG ATGAGCAAAGCCACCACGCTGCAGAAGACGGCCGAGTACATTGCCATGCTGCAGCAGGAGCGGGCCGCCAAGCAGGaggaggcccagcagctccgGGACCAGATCGAGGAGCTCAATGCCGCCATCag cctgtgccagcaGCAGCTGCCTGCTACGGGAGTGCCCATCACACACCAGCGGTTTGACCAAATGCGAGACATGTTCGATGACTATGTCCGGACCCGCACGCTGCATAACTGGAAGTTCTGGGTA TTCAGCATCCTCATCCGGCCTCTGTTCGAGTCCTTCAATGGGATGGTGTCTACGGCAAGCCTGCAGAGCCTCCGCCAGACCTCACTGGCCTGGCTGGACCAGTACTGCTCCCTGCCTGCTCTCCGACCAA CTGTTCTGAACTCCCTACGCCAGCTGAGTACATCTACCAGTATCCTGACGGACCCGGACTGTATACCCGAGCAAGCCACACGGGCAGTCACAGAGGGCACCCTTGGCAAATCTTTATAG